Below is a genomic region from Thiohalobacter sp..
TCGATTCTATAGATGACGCGATACTGAATATTTAAACGGGATGAACGATACCCCTTCCACTCTCCACGAAGCGCCTCATCGTGAAACCCCTTAATTGGCTTCAGTCCATCAGGACCACTTATGCGTATGATATCTTTCCATTTTTCATACCGTTTGGCTACGTCAACCGGCAGCAACCCAAGCTGTTTTACGGCCTTCCTGTGCTCGTATATCTCCCACATACCTTAATTAGCATATATATGCTATATGGTATGTCAACCCTGCGGCATAAC
It encodes:
- a CDS encoding type II toxin-antitoxin system RelE/ParE family toxin; this encodes MWEIYEHRKAVKQLGLLPVDVAKRYEKWKDIIRISGPDGLKPIKGFHDEALRGEWKGYRSSRLNIQYRVIYRIEKDLVLVQVVNVTPHEYRRK